The following coding sequences lie in one Pseudomonas sp. B33.4 genomic window:
- a CDS encoding peptidoglycan DD-metalloendopeptidase family protein produces the protein MSLTVIAQRMGNTSFQRLVTGLVLSTLLVGCSSTKSSNVRVVDRNNAVAQRPAVTTGQYVVRPGDTMFSIAFRYGWDYKALAARNNIPTPYTIHPGQTIRFDGRTGSTPTAVVSNSSSSPSSSSKTTVIRRQANGTTTTTTTGSAGAVPSVANKPAPAPLPPAGPAPTGWGWPSNGILIGKFSSNGSLNKGIDIAGDLGQPVLAASDGTVVYAGSGLRGYGELVIIKHSETYVSAYGHNRRLLVREGQQVKVGQTIAEMGSTGTDRVKLHFEIRRQGKPVDPLQFLPRR, from the coding sequence GTGAGTCTCACAGTCATTGCGCAGCGTATGGGTAACACGAGCTTTCAGCGCCTGGTGACTGGCCTTGTCTTGAGCACCTTGCTGGTCGGTTGCTCCAGCACCAAATCGAGCAATGTGCGGGTGGTCGATCGCAACAATGCGGTGGCCCAACGTCCTGCCGTGACGACCGGCCAGTATGTAGTCCGTCCGGGCGATACGATGTTTTCGATCGCGTTTCGCTACGGCTGGGACTACAAAGCCCTCGCGGCCCGGAACAATATTCCTACGCCGTATACGATCCATCCGGGTCAGACAATTCGCTTTGACGGCCGCACCGGTTCAACGCCGACGGCGGTGGTGAGCAACAGCAGTTCTTCGCCTTCTTCGTCGAGTAAAACCACGGTAATCCGGCGCCAGGCAAATGGCACGACAACCACCACAACCACCGGTTCTGCGGGGGCTGTACCGTCCGTCGCCAACAAACCAGCACCCGCTCCACTGCCTCCAGCGGGCCCGGCCCCGACCGGCTGGGGATGGCCATCTAATGGCATTCTGATTGGAAAATTCTCTTCAAACGGTAGTTTGAATAAAGGAATTGATATCGCCGGAGATTTGGGACAGCCTGTTTTAGCTGCGTCTGATGGGACGGTAGTTTACGCCGGGAGTGGCTTAAGGGGCTACGGCGAATTAGTCATCATCAAACACAGCGAAACCTACGTCAGTGCCTACGGACATAACCGCAGGCTGTTGGTTCGGGAGGGACAGCAGGTCAAGGTCGGACAGACAATTGCCGAAATGGGGTCAACGGGTACAGACCGGGTGAAACTGCATTTTGAGATTCGCCGCCAAGGTAAACCTGTAGATCCACTGCAGTTCCTGCCAAGACGTTGA
- a CDS encoding tail fiber assembly protein, with protein MNRYALIETVYQQSYYVVTQLVDAEDFPPFPENGGGSWIDTAGLAVQVGWLAQFQTFQWVFTEPDYEAYVRLATARMSERFDKAIHWLTFNPLQYKKDIGTATPDDEAALFSYKQYFVAVSEVKHQSGYPSTINWPIAPF; from the coding sequence ATGAATCGTTATGCCCTTATCGAGACGGTGTATCAACAAAGCTATTACGTCGTTACGCAACTAGTGGATGCGGAAGATTTTCCTCCCTTCCCTGAAAATGGCGGGGGAAGCTGGATTGATACCGCGGGCCTCGCGGTTCAAGTGGGTTGGCTGGCTCAATTTCAGACGTTTCAGTGGGTCTTTACCGAGCCGGACTACGAGGCTTACGTGCGTCTTGCCACAGCCCGAATGAGCGAGCGTTTTGATAAAGCCATTCACTGGCTTACCTTTAATCCACTGCAGTACAAAAAAGATATCGGTACCGCCACGCCTGACGATGAAGCTGCACTGTTTTCTTACAAGCAGTACTTTGTCGCCGTCAGCGAAGTAAAACACCAGTCTGGTTATCCATCAACTATCAATTGGCCAATCGCGCCATTCTGA
- the rpoS gene encoding RNA polymerase sigma factor RpoS has translation MALSKEVPEFDIDDEVLLMETGIDSESSMSNDEGAAPPSVRSKSKHSASLKQHKYIDYTRALDATQLYLNEIGFSPLLSPEEEVHFARLSQSGDPAGRKRMIESNLRLVVKIARRYVNRGLSLLDLIEEGNLGLIRAVEKFDPERGFRFSTYATWWIRQTIERAIMNQTRTIRLPIHVVKELNVYLRAARELTQKLDHEPSPEEIANLLEKPVGEVKRMLGLNERVSSVDVSLGPDSDKTLLDTLTDDRPTDPCELLQDDDLSQSIDQWLSELTDKQREVVVRRFGLRGHESSTLEDVGLEIGLTRERVRQIQVEGLKRLREILEKNGLSSESLFQ, from the coding sequence ATGGCTCTCAGTAAAGAAGTGCCGGAGTTTGACATCGACGATGAGGTTCTCCTTATGGAGACCGGCATCGATTCGGAATCTTCGATGTCGAATGATGAAGGGGCTGCTCCACCTTCCGTTCGTTCCAAATCCAAACACTCCGCTTCACTTAAACAACATAAGTACATCGATTACACGCGGGCACTTGATGCCACGCAGTTGTATCTCAACGAAATCGGCTTTTCCCCATTGCTCTCCCCGGAGGAAGAAGTTCATTTTGCGCGACTGTCGCAAAGTGGCGATCCGGCCGGGCGCAAGCGCATGATTGAAAGTAACCTGCGGCTGGTGGTCAAAATCGCCCGGCGTTACGTCAATCGGGGGCTCTCGCTGCTGGATCTGATCGAAGAGGGCAACCTCGGATTGATCCGCGCGGTGGAAAAGTTCGATCCCGAGCGCGGCTTCCGCTTCTCGACCTACGCGACCTGGTGGATTCGTCAGACCATCGAGCGCGCGATCATGAATCAGACCCGGACCATCCGGTTGCCGATCCATGTGGTCAAGGAACTCAACGTGTACCTGCGGGCTGCACGGGAGCTGACACAAAAGCTCGACCACGAACCTTCACCCGAAGAAATCGCCAACCTGCTGGAAAAACCGGTGGGCGAGGTCAAGCGCATGCTCGGCCTGAATGAACGGGTTTCTTCGGTCGACGTCTCGCTGGGTCCGGATTCGGATAAAACCCTGCTGGACACCCTCACCGATGATCGTCCGACCGATCCATGTGAATTGCTGCAGGATGACGACCTGTCGCAGAGCATTGATCAATGGCTGTCGGAGCTGACCGACAAGCAGCGCGAGGTGGTTGTACGCCGCTTCGGTCTGCGCGGTCACGAAAGCAGCACGCTGGAAGATGTAGGCCTGGAGATCGGCCTGACCCGGGAACGGGTGCGGCAGATCCAGGTAGAGGGCCTCAAGCGCCTTCGTGAAATCCTTGAGAAGAATGGCCTGTCGAGCGAGTCGCTGTTCCAGTAA
- the surE gene encoding 5'/3'-nucleotidase SurE, which translates to MRILISNDDGVTAPGLAALYAALADYTECVVIAPEQDKSGASSSLTLDRPLHPQYLANGFISLNGTPTDCVHLGLNGLLEREADMVVSGINLGANLGDDVLYSGTVAAALEGRFLERPSFAFSLVSRQVDNLPTAAYFARKLVEAHAGLDLPPRTVLNVNIPNLPIDHIRGIQLTRLGHRARAAAPMKVVDPRGKAGYWIAAAGDAEDGGPGTDFHAVMQGYVSITPLQLDRTFNDAFRSLDGWLEGLR; encoded by the coding sequence ATGCGTATTCTGATTTCTAACGACGATGGGGTAACCGCACCCGGTCTCGCCGCGCTTTATGCTGCGCTGGCGGATTACACCGAATGCGTAGTTATCGCCCCGGAGCAGGACAAGAGCGGCGCCAGCAGTTCGCTGACGCTCGACCGTCCGTTGCACCCGCAATACCTGGCCAACGGCTTTATCAGCCTCAACGGCACACCGACCGACTGCGTGCACCTGGGCCTTAATGGCTTGCTGGAACGCGAGGCGGACATGGTGGTCTCCGGGATCAATCTCGGCGCCAACCTGGGTGATGACGTGTTGTATTCCGGCACCGTCGCGGCAGCGCTCGAAGGGCGCTTCCTCGAACGTCCGTCGTTTGCCTTTTCGCTGGTCTCGCGTCAGGTGGATAATCTGCCGACGGCGGCGTACTTTGCGCGCAAACTGGTCGAGGCCCATGCCGGGCTTGATCTGCCACCGCGCACGGTGCTCAACGTGAACATTCCCAATCTGCCCATCGATCACATTCGTGGCATTCAACTGACCCGTCTCGGCCATCGCGCCCGGGCGGCGGCGCCGATGAAAGTGGTCGATCCGCGTGGCAAGGCCGGTTACTGGATTGCCGCCGCCGGTGATGCCGAAGATGGCGGCCCGGGCACGGACTTTCATGCGGTGATGCAGGGCTATGTGTCCATCACGCCGTTGCAGCTCGATCGCACCTTCAACGATGCGTTCAGAAGCCTCGACGGCTGGCTGGAGGGACTGCGCTGA
- a CDS encoding tail fiber assembly protein, producing MNLYALIEYGKVSQLEESETKPPSVSATASWVDVTGNTEVRVGWTATLNGVWTFTAPSEQDLRNDAQEKKWELLNGATMWLMLNSLQFKADLNVVDPQEQALLLLHKQYCIALSDIDKQAGYPVTIDWPTVPY from the coding sequence ATGAACCTTTATGCACTCATTGAGTACGGCAAAGTCAGTCAACTGGAAGAAAGCGAAACCAAGCCACCTTCTGTATCAGCAACGGCTTCCTGGGTCGATGTGACAGGAAATACGGAAGTGCGGGTTGGCTGGACGGCGACACTCAACGGCGTCTGGACGTTTACTGCGCCATCCGAGCAAGACTTGCGCAATGACGCTCAGGAAAAAAAGTGGGAGTTGCTGAATGGGGCAACGATGTGGCTGATGCTCAACTCTCTGCAATTCAAGGCAGATCTTAACGTAGTAGACCCGCAGGAGCAGGCGTTGCTACTTCTACACAAACAGTACTGCATTGCTCTCAGCGATATCGATAAGCAAGCAGGTTACCCGGTGACCATTGATTGGCCAACCGTACCTTACTGA
- the mutS gene encoding DNA mismatch repair protein MutS, whose protein sequence is MSDLSSHTPMMQQYWRLKNQHPDQLMFYRMGDFYEIFYEDAKKAAKLLDITLTARGQSAGQAIPMCGIPYHAAEGYLAKLVKLGESVVICEQVGDPATSKGPVERQVVRILTPGTVSDEALLDERRDNLIAALLGDERLFGLAVLDITSGNFSVSEIKGWENLLAELERINPVELLIPDDWPRDLPAEKRRGVSRRAPWDFERDSALKSLCQQFSTQDLKGFGCENLTLAIGAAGCLLAYAKETQRTALPHLRSLRHERLDDTVVLNGASRRNLELDTNLAGGRDNTLQSVVDRCQTAMGSRLLTRWLNRPLRDLTVLLARQTSITCLLDRYRFEKLQPQLKEIGDIERILARIGLRNARPRDLARLRDALGALPELQMAMTDLEAPHLQGLATITSTYPELAALLEKAIIDNPPAVIRDGGVLKTGYDSELDELQSLSENAGQFLIDLEAREKARTGLSHLKVGYNRIHGYFIELPSKQAESAPADYIRRQTLKGAERFITPELKEFEDKALSAKSRALAREKMLYEALLEDLISQLPPLQDTAGALAELDVLSNLAERALNLDLNCPRFVSEPCMRITQGRHPVVEQVLTTPFVANDLSLDDNTRMLVITGPNMGGKSTYMRQTALIVLLAHIGSFVPAASCELSLVDRIFTRIGSSDDLAGGRSTFMVEMSETANILHNATERSLVLMDEVGRGTSTFDGLSLAWAAAERLAHLRAYTLFATHYFELTVLPEAEPLVANVHLNATEHNERIVFLHHVLPGPASQSYGLAVAQLAGVPSEVIVRAREHLSRLEETALPHEAPKPAAKGKPATPQQSDMFASLPHPVLDELAKLDLDDLTPRRALEMLYALKNRI, encoded by the coding sequence ATTTCAGACCTGTCCTCCCACACTCCGATGATGCAGCAGTACTGGCGCCTGAAAAATCAGCACCCGGATCAGCTGATGTTCTACCGCATGGGCGACTTCTACGAGATCTTCTACGAAGACGCGAAGAAGGCAGCCAAGTTGCTCGACATCACCCTGACCGCGCGCGGGCAGTCCGCGGGGCAGGCGATTCCGATGTGTGGCATTCCTTACCACGCGGCGGAAGGCTATCTGGCGAAGCTGGTGAAGCTTGGCGAGTCGGTGGTGATCTGCGAGCAGGTGGGCGACCCGGCCACCAGCAAAGGCCCGGTGGAACGTCAGGTGGTGCGCATCCTCACGCCGGGGACGGTCAGCGACGAGGCGCTGCTCGACGAGCGCCGCGACAACCTGATCGCTGCGCTGCTGGGTGACGAGCGCCTGTTCGGTCTGGCCGTGCTGGACATCACCAGCGGCAACTTCAGCGTATCGGAAATCAAAGGCTGGGAAAATCTGCTGGCGGAACTGGAGCGGATCAACCCGGTGGAATTGCTGATCCCGGACGATTGGCCAAGGGATCTTCCGGCGGAAAAACGCCGTGGCGTCAGTCGCCGTGCGCCGTGGGATTTCGAGCGCGACTCGGCACTGAAAAGCCTTTGCCAGCAATTCTCCACCCAAGACCTCAAGGGCTTTGGTTGCGAGAACCTGACCCTGGCCATCGGCGCTGCGGGTTGCCTGTTGGCCTACGCCAAGGAAACCCAGCGCACCGCCCTGCCCCACCTGCGCAGCCTGCGCCATGAACGTCTCGACGACACCGTGGTACTCAACGGCGCAAGCCGCCGCAATCTGGAGCTCGACACCAACCTCGCTGGCGGCCGCGACAACACCCTGCAATCGGTGGTTGATCGCTGCCAGACCGCCATGGGCAGCCGTTTGCTGACCCGCTGGCTGAACCGTCCCTTGCGCGACTTGACCGTGTTGCTGGCGCGACAGACCTCGATCACATGCCTGCTTGATCGCTATCGCTTCGAAAAGCTGCAACCGCAGCTCAAGGAAATTGGCGACATCGAGCGGATCCTCGCGCGGATCGGCCTGCGTAATGCCCGCCCTCGTGACCTCGCGCGCCTGCGTGACGCCCTCGGCGCGCTGCCTGAACTGCAAATGGCGATGACCGATCTGGAAGCGCCGCACCTGCAAGGTTTGGCGACGATCACCAGCACTTATCCGGAACTGGCGGCATTGCTGGAAAAAGCCATCATCGACAACCCGCCAGCGGTGATCCGTGACGGCGGTGTGTTGAAAACCGGTTACGACAGCGAACTCGACGAGTTGCAATCGCTGAGTGAAAACGCCGGCCAGTTCCTCATCGATCTCGAAGCCCGCGAAAAAGCGCGCACCGGCCTCAGCCACCTGAAAGTCGGCTATAACCGCATTCATGGCTACTTCATCGAATTGCCAAGCAAGCAGGCCGAATCGGCGCCGGCGGACTACATCCGTCGGCAAACGCTGAAAGGCGCTGAACGCTTCATCACGCCGGAACTGAAAGAGTTCGAAGACAAGGCCCTGTCCGCCAAGAGCCGCGCCCTGGCACGCGAAAAGATGCTGTACGAAGCGCTGCTGGAAGATCTGATCAGCCAGTTGCCACCATTGCAGGACACCGCTGGCGCACTGGCCGAACTCGACGTGCTGAGCAACCTTGCCGAGCGCGCACTGAACCTCGACCTGAACTGCCCGCGTTTCGTCAGCGAGCCATGCATGCGCATCACCCAGGGTCGTCACCCGGTGGTCGAGCAAGTGCTGACCACGCCGTTCGTGGCCAACGACCTGAGCCTGGACGACAATACGCGCATGCTGGTGATCACCGGCCCGAACATGGGCGGTAAATCCACCTACATGCGCCAGACCGCATTGATCGTGCTGCTGGCGCACATCGGCAGCTTCGTGCCGGCAGCCAGTTGCGAACTGTCGCTGGTCGATCGCATTTTCACCCGTATCGGTTCCAGCGATGACCTCGCGGGTGGCCGTTCGACCTTCATGGTTGAGATGAGCGAAACCGCCAACATCCTGCACAATGCCACCGAGCGCAGCCTGGTGCTGATGGACGAAGTCGGTCGTGGCACCAGCACCTTTGACGGTCTGTCGCTGGCATGGGCCGCGGCTGAGCGTCTGGCTCATTTGCGCGCATACACGCTGTTCGCAACGCACTACTTCGAACTGACTGTGTTGCCGGAAGCAGAGCCGCTGGTGGCAAACGTCCACCTCAACGCCACCGAGCACAACGAACGCATCGTTTTCCTGCACCACGTGCTGCCCGGCCCTGCCAGCCAGAGCTACGGCCTGGCGGTGGCGCAACTGGCCGGTGTGCCGAGCGAAGTGATCGTGCGTGCCCGCGAGCACCTGAGCCGACTGGAAGAAACTGCCTTGCCGCATGAAGCGCCGAAACCTGCCGCCAAGGGCAAACCGGCGACGCCACAGCAAAGCGACATGTTCGCCAGCCTGCCGCACCCGGTACTCGATGAGCTGGCTAAACTGGATCTGGATGACCTGACCCCGCGCCGTGCGCTCGAAATGCTCTATGCACTGAAGAACCGGATATAA
- the fdxA gene encoding ferredoxin FdxA codes for MTFVVTDNCIKCKYTDCVEVCPVDCFYEGPNFLVIHPDECIDCALCEPECPAVAIFSEDEVPEEMQEFIQLNVELAEIWPNITEKKESLPDAEEWDGVKGKIKDLER; via the coding sequence ATGACCTTCGTCGTCACCGACAACTGCATCAAGTGCAAGTACACCGACTGCGTAGAAGTCTGTCCGGTGGACTGCTTTTACGAAGGCCCGAATTTCCTGGTGATTCACCCGGATGAGTGCATCGACTGCGCCCTGTGCGAACCGGAATGCCCGGCCGTAGCCATTTTCTCCGAGGACGAAGTTCCGGAAGAGATGCAGGAGTTCATTCAACTCAACGTTGAGCTGGCTGAAATCTGGCCGAACATCACCGAGAAGAAAGAATCGCTGCCAGATGCCGAAGAGTGGGATGGCGTCAAAGGCAAGATCAAAGACCTCGAACGCTGA
- a CDS encoding DUF1090 family protein, which translates to MIIDSSWAGAGESCAQRRAELVLQIEHAEAADNVYRQSGLEQALANVERYCQEPSAQDDRSSAIQKAAAEVRRRQNYLDAARQYGDVKVIKKQEARFERAQTKLQKLMDE; encoded by the coding sequence TTGATCATCGATAGTTCATGGGCTGGCGCGGGGGAAAGTTGTGCGCAGCGCCGCGCCGAACTGGTGTTGCAAATTGAGCACGCTGAGGCGGCGGACAATGTTTATCGCCAATCCGGTTTAGAGCAGGCACTTGCCAATGTCGAGCGTTATTGCCAAGAACCTTCCGCGCAAGATGACCGTTCAAGCGCCATCCAAAAGGCCGCAGCCGAAGTGCGGCGCAGACAGAACTATCTGGATGCCGCACGTCAGTACGGTGATGTGAAAGTCATCAAAAAACAGGAAGCCAGGTTCGAACGGGCTCAGACAAAACTGCAAAAGCTCATGGATGAGTAA
- a CDS encoding XRE family transcriptional regulator: protein MQKRNVASVLRALLDQHGISPTELHRRTGVPQSTLSRILSGKIVDPSDKHISKIAEYFSVSTDQLRGRADVAPSAGAARDDVHAELKDIMLWDDDTPVDDDEVSVPFLREVELAAGSGRFVIEESERSSLRFGKRSLRHNGVQFDQAKCVTVRGNSMLPVLRDGATVGVNAGKCGIGDIIDGDLYAINHNGQLRVKQLYRLPTGIRLRSFNRDEHPDEDYSFQEIQEEQIVILGHVFWWGMYAR, encoded by the coding sequence ATGCAAAAACGCAACGTAGCCTCCGTCTTAAGAGCACTGCTCGACCAGCACGGGATCTCCCCCACGGAGCTCCACCGTCGCACTGGCGTGCCTCAATCCACTCTCTCGCGGATTCTCAGCGGGAAGATCGTCGATCCCTCGGATAAACACATTTCGAAGATCGCCGAATACTTCTCCGTGAGCACCGATCAATTGCGCGGGCGCGCAGATGTCGCGCCGTCGGCCGGAGCCGCGCGTGATGACGTACACGCGGAACTCAAGGACATAATGCTGTGGGACGACGATACGCCGGTCGATGATGACGAAGTATCGGTGCCGTTCCTTCGCGAGGTTGAATTGGCAGCAGGATCAGGAAGATTCGTCATCGAAGAGAGCGAGCGCTCTAGCCTGCGCTTCGGCAAGCGTAGCCTGCGTCATAACGGTGTGCAGTTCGATCAGGCCAAATGTGTGACCGTGCGTGGCAACAGCATGTTGCCAGTGCTGCGTGATGGCGCCACTGTCGGCGTGAATGCGGGCAAGTGCGGGATCGGCGACATCATTGATGGCGACCTGTACGCGATCAATCACAACGGCCAGTTGCGCGTGAAGCAACTCTATCGCCTGCCGACCGGCATTCGTCTGCGCAGCTTCAATCGCGATGAGCACCCGGACGAGGACTACAGCTTCCAGGAAATCCAGGAAGAGCAGATTGTCATCCTCGGTCACGTCTTCTGGTGGGGCATGTACGCCCGCTAA
- the truD gene encoding tRNA pseudouridine(13) synthase TruD encodes MNELQLLGPRAYGEPLGSAVLKAIAEDFQVDEVLDIPFSGDGEHLWIWVEKRGLNTEEAARRIAKAAGVPLRTVSYAGLKDRQALTRQWFSVQLPGKADPDLSTAENDTLRILKTTRHKRKLQRGAHSANGFTLRLTQFAGDKDAIEQRLQLITRQGIPNYFGAQRFGHDGGNVFDARSWAARKALPEQRNVRSRLLSTARSFLFNKVLAARVADGTWQKAQVGDLLAFTDSRSFFPAGEAECSDPRLAILDLHPTGPQWGEGDSPTAGAVHDLEQGIAAGEADLRDWLINAGMSHERRILRLPIGGLTWHYPQPDILQLEFVLPAGCFATVLVRELVDLVPVGQTDSPCVF; translated from the coding sequence ATGAATGAACTGCAACTGCTCGGCCCACGGGCCTATGGCGAACCCCTCGGCAGCGCAGTACTGAAAGCCATCGCTGAAGATTTCCAGGTCGATGAAGTCCTCGATATCCCGTTCAGCGGCGATGGCGAGCATCTCTGGATCTGGGTCGAAAAGCGCGGTCTCAACACTGAGGAAGCCGCACGGCGTATTGCCAAGGCTGCCGGCGTGCCGTTGCGTACGGTCAGCTACGCCGGGCTCAAGGATCGTCAGGCGCTGACCCGTCAGTGGTTCAGCGTGCAACTGCCGGGCAAGGCCGATCCTGATCTGTCGACGGCGGAAAACGACACGCTGAGGATCCTCAAGACCACTCGCCACAAGCGCAAGCTGCAACGTGGCGCGCATTCGGCCAACGGTTTTACCTTGCGCCTGACTCAGTTCGCTGGCGACAAAGACGCGATTGAACAGCGCTTGCAGTTGATCACCCGGCAAGGCATCCCCAACTATTTCGGCGCTCAGCGTTTCGGCCATGACGGCGGCAACGTCTTTGATGCCCGTTCGTGGGCGGCACGCAAGGCCTTGCCGGAGCAGCGCAATGTGCGTTCGCGTTTGCTTTCGACCGCACGCAGTTTTCTGTTCAACAAAGTGCTCGCCGCACGGGTAGCCGACGGCACGTGGCAAAAAGCCCAAGTCGGTGATCTGCTGGCCTTTACCGACAGCCGCAGTTTTTTCCCGGCCGGTGAGGCCGAGTGCAGCGACCCGCGTCTGGCGATTCTTGACTTGCATCCGACCGGTCCACAGTGGGGCGAAGGTGACTCGCCGACCGCAGGGGCTGTCCATGATCTGGAGCAGGGGATTGCCGCGGGTGAAGCGGATCTGCGCGATTGGTTGATCAACGCCGGCATGAGCCACGAACGTCGCATCCTGCGGCTGCCCATTGGCGGGTTGACGTGGCATTATCCCCAGCCTGACATTCTGCAACTGGAATTCGTCCTCCCGGCCGGATGCTTCGCCACCGTATTGGTGCGCGAGCTCGTTGATCTGGTGCCGGTGGGGCAGACGGACAGCCCATGCGTATTCTGA
- a CDS encoding protein-L-isoaspartate(D-aspartate) O-methyltransferase: protein MTSQRTRERLIQRLYEEGVCNAKVLEVIRRTPRHLFVDEALAHRAYEDTALPIGNNQTISQPYMVARMSELLLEAGPLDKVLEIGTGSGYQTAVLSQLVERVFSVERIKVLQDRAKERLVELNLRNVVFRWGDGWEGWPALAPYNGIIVTAVATDVPQALLDQLAPGGRMVIPVGSGEVQQLMLIVREENGFSRHVLGAVRFVPLLNGPLA from the coding sequence ATGACTTCCCAGCGTACCCGCGAGCGGCTGATCCAGCGGTTATATGAAGAGGGCGTGTGCAACGCCAAGGTGCTGGAGGTCATCCGCCGTACGCCGCGCCACCTGTTCGTCGATGAGGCGCTGGCACACCGCGCGTACGAAGACACGGCGCTGCCGATCGGCAACAACCAGACCATTTCCCAGCCTTATATGGTGGCGCGCATGAGCGAGCTGCTGCTGGAGGCGGGGCCGCTGGATAAAGTGCTGGAGATCGGCACCGGTTCCGGTTACCAGACTGCAGTCTTGTCGCAACTGGTCGAGCGCGTGTTCTCGGTCGAGCGCATCAAGGTGCTGCAAGACCGGGCCAAGGAGCGTCTGGTTGAACTGAACCTGCGCAACGTGGTGTTCCGCTGGGGCGATGGCTGGGAAGGCTGGCCGGCGCTGGCACCCTATAACGGCATTATTGTCACGGCCGTGGCCACCGATGTACCGCAAGCCTTGCTCGATCAACTGGCTCCGGGTGGGCGCATGGTGATTCCGGTCGGCTCTGGAGAAGTGCAGCAACTAATGCTGATCGTGCGTGAGGAAAACGGCTTTTCCCGGCATGTTCTGGGCGCCGTTCGCTTCGTGCCGTTGCTTAATGGGCCACTGGCCTGA
- a CDS encoding tail fiber assembly protein: MNRYVFIEMSNQYPFSRVAEIIESEETPLTPPQGISGSWYQVATDTIVQVGWKATYAATGWVYSEPTYQDYADLVLTRIRQRIGAASSWLDLNPVHYKVNLGVATPEEQAAWTSYQQYYIAVTAVKNQPDYPFTIDWPVAPF; encoded by the coding sequence ATGAATCGTTACGTATTCATTGAGATGAGTAATCAGTACCCGTTTTCCCGGGTTGCGGAGATTATCGAGTCTGAAGAAACACCGCTCACTCCTCCTCAGGGAATCTCGGGCAGTTGGTACCAGGTTGCAACGGACACCATCGTTCAAGTGGGCTGGAAGGCTACGTATGCGGCAACTGGCTGGGTCTACTCGGAGCCAACGTATCAGGACTATGCCGATCTCGTCTTGACACGTATTCGTCAGCGCATCGGTGCTGCGTCCAGCTGGCTTGATCTCAATCCCGTGCATTACAAGGTCAATCTAGGCGTCGCCACGCCAGAAGAACAGGCAGCCTGGACTTCTTACCAGCAGTACTACATCGCTGTCACCGCTGTGAAAAATCAACCGGACTACCCGTTCACTATCGACTGGCCGGTAGCGCCCTTCTGA
- a CDS encoding DNA-binding protein — protein sequence MEQSEGIGSQASASDCYYDAEKMTLSRARRSVLLGSNESDLLLALIAGVTDKEQLISRVWGERGVVISDSSYYKTLHMLRTHFADVGLPRDSLKTLPRRGVVLLCEIRLVSAQTQASESSSALVIDAEPFIVDAPSVKKPFSRYCRFLLPAILVPAIALPVFYAYLVFKKPADLEEWKLIWQEGEAKLYVEESERMSKEDIVKALSEFEPPIVLSDINYYVRKPLSQLLVKCIKPESKGEAICVNYQLVGKK from the coding sequence TTGGAACAGTCAGAGGGCATCGGCTCACAAGCGTCAGCGAGCGATTGTTACTACGATGCAGAAAAAATGACTCTCAGCCGGGCGCGGCGGTCAGTCTTGCTGGGCAGCAATGAAAGCGATCTGCTGCTGGCGCTGATAGCCGGCGTGACCGATAAGGAACAGCTCATCTCCAGGGTCTGGGGGGAGCGCGGGGTGGTGATTTCCGACAGCAGTTATTACAAGACCCTGCACATGCTTCGCACGCATTTCGCTGACGTCGGGTTGCCTCGGGACAGTCTCAAGACCTTGCCTCGCCGTGGCGTGGTGCTGTTGTGTGAAATCCGGTTGGTCAGCGCACAGACTCAAGCCTCTGAGTCGTCGTCTGCGCTGGTAATCGATGCTGAACCCTTCATCGTCGACGCTCCCTCGGTGAAAAAGCCATTCAGTCGTTACTGTCGCTTCCTTTTGCCAGCAATCCTGGTGCCGGCGATTGCTCTTCCGGTCTTTTACGCTTATCTGGTGTTTAAAAAACCTGCTGATCTGGAGGAGTGGAAACTCATCTGGCAAGAAGGCGAAGCGAAATTGTATGTAGAAGAAAGTGAAAGAATGTCCAAAGAGGATATTGTCAAAGCGCTCAGCGAGTTCGAGCCACCCATTGTATTGTCCGATATTAACTACTATGTGCGAAAACCGCTCTCCCAATTACTGGTCAAGTGTATCAAGCCGGAAAGTAAGGGGGAGGCCATATGCGTGAACTACCAACTCGTTGGAAAAAAATAG